The DNA window ACCGGCACCGGCTTGTTGAAGATGAAGTGCCAGGCGAGGCCACCACCGACCGCCAGCGCGCCCGCGCCCATCACCACCCCGCCGATGGCCACTTGACTGCGACCTCGGTTGCCCTTGTCGGCGACCACGGGATCGCAGTTCGTCCGGCCACCACCGCAGTCCTTCTCGGCAGCCGAGATCGTGGAGAGCCCGATCGGGAGCAAGATCGCTCCCACGGCGACGGCCGCACCACCCGCGCCCGCGAGCACCAGCGGCGCATAGCCATAGGGGCGCACCATCTCCGGCTGGGGAGGCGGCGGTTTCACCACGACCGGCGGCGGTGTGGTCGTGACCGGCGGCGGCGTCCGACGCTCCTGCTCCGCCTTCAGGACAGCCTGCAGGTTCTGCACGCGCTCCTGGATGGTCAGCGCGTCCGGCGCGTCCGGCGCCCGCGTCAAGTACGTCTCGAGGGTCGCGACCGCCGCGGCCCGGTCCCCCTTCCGCTCGTACGCGCTGGCGATGTTGATCAGCACGCCGTGGGCGGTGCAGTCGAACTCATAAGCGTCGTTCCAGTAGCGGATCGCGCGGTCGTAGTCCGCCCGCTCATAGAACTGGATGGCCGCCTTGTGCGCCCCTTTCGCTCCCTCCAGGTCCGCCTCGGTGGGCGTCCGGGTACAGATGGGATCGTCAGCGGCCGGCATGGTGGGCTCTTGCGCAAGGGCCCAGCCGGTCGCGAGGAGCACTCCAGCGCCGAGACCGACCCGACAAGCGCGCATCACCCGCATGCGTTCCACCTCCAAAGGAGCGGCGGCAGCATACTTACGAGGCACGGTAGCCGCGAGAAAAACGTATAGCTTTCGGAACAAAGCGGACCTGCCTCGGCAAAGGAGCCACGGGAGAGAGGAAGGAGCCCGGCCGCCTTCGGCGTCATCCATGCGTCGAGCGGGCCTCGAACCCCTCGGGTTCTGGTACGCTGCCGGCCGTGATGCTCCCCGAGAAGAAGCAGATTCTCGTCGTCGATGATGAGGCGAACCTCCGCAGGGTGCTCGCCGCCCAGCTCAGCCGAGATGGCTACGAGGTCCACACCGCCGAGGACGGCGAGGAGGGCATCGCCTTCCTCAAAGAGCACCACATCGACCTGGTGCTCACCGACCTCCGGATGCCCAAGGTCGACGGGATGGACCTGCTCCGCGCCTCCCTGCGCGACGATCCCAGCCGCCCCGTCGTGATGATCACCGCTTACGGTACGGTCGACAACGCCGTGGAGGCCCTGAAAACAGGCGCCTTCGACTACATCACCAAGCCCGCGGACCAGGCCGAGGTGCGGATGGTGGTCAAGAAGGCCCTCCGCACCCGGGATCTGGAGCGCGCCGACGCCACCCGGGACCTGCCCCAGGCGCCCCACATCCGGTCCGAGTCCACCCGCTTCGGCATCATCGGCGAGAGCCAGGCCATCCAGGACCTCTACTCCATCCTGGAGCGGGTCGCGGACACCCCCACCACGGTGCTCATCGCGGGCGAGAGCGGCACAGGCAAGGAACTCGTCGCCCGGGCCCTGCACGACAACTCCAGCCGCCGCGAGCGCCCCTTCATCAAGGTCAACTGCGCCGCCATCCCCAAAGATCTCATGGAGTCCGAGCTGTTCGGCTACGAGCGCGGCGCGTTCACCGGCGCCGTCGGCTCCAAGCCCGGCCGCTTCGAGCTCGCCTCGGGCGGCACCCTCTTCCTCGACGAGATCGGCGAGATCCCGAACGAGATGCAGGTGAAGCTCCTGCGCGTCCTCCAGGAGAGCGAGTTCGAGCGGGTGGGCGGCATCAAGACGATCCGGGTGGACGTGCGCCTCGTCGCCGCGACCAACCGCGACCTGAAGCGCGAGATCGCGGCCGGCACTTTCCGCGAAGACCTCTTCTACCGGCTCAACGTCGTCCCCATCACCCTCCCCGCCCTGCGCGAGCGGAAGAGCGACGTCCCGCACCTCGCCGCGCACTTCGTCGCCAAGTTCAACGCGCGCCTCAAGAAGAACGTGGAGGGCGTCGAGCCCGATGCCCTCGAGCGGCTCACCTCGTACGAGTGGCCCGGCAACATCCGCGAGCTGGAGAACGTGATCGAACGCGCCGTGCTCTTCGCCGACGGCCAGCGCATCCGGGTGGAAGATCTCCCGGAGGACGTGCGCCTCGGTCGCTCCCAGACCGCGGCGACGGGCGTCTCCTTGACCGCAGCCCATCCGGTACACGAGGGCAACAACGGGCCCGACAGCAGCGCCGGTCAGGCCCCCGCAGGCGCCGAGCGCCGCGGGACGGAGGGGCTCAAGGAGCAGGTGAAGGCCGCCATGAGCAAGCTCGAACGCGACCTCATCGAGCGCGCCCTCAAGCAGACCAACGGCAACGTGACCCACGCCGCTCGCCTCTTGAAGATCTCGCGCAAGGGCCTCCAGCTCAAGATGAAGGAGCTGAACCTGCGCGAGCGCGATCCGGACTGACGATGCGCCGCTTGCTCGCCGCCCCACGACACACCTCTCGCGGGCGCGCGCTCCTCGGGACGGTGTCCCGCTGGTCGATGGCCCTCACCGTAGCCTTCACCTCCCTCGCCGGTTGTAACCGCGGCGGCGGCAACGCCGCTTCCGATCCTGACGCCGCACCCCCGTGGGCCGTCCCGGAGCCTCCCCCCGAGCCCCGTCCTGGCATGGCCTGGATCCCCCCTGGCGTGCTCCTCGCTGGCACCCCGCCCGACCGCATCCCGCGCATCGCCGACGAGGAGATGGCCGGAGAGCAGGTGGTGATGCGCGGCTTCTACATCGACCTCTACCCCTGGCCCAACGAGGTTGGTGCCATCCCCACCACCGCCATCACCCAGGACCAGGCACGCGCCCTCTGCGAGGAGAACGGCAAGCGCCTCTGCTCCGAGCTCGAGCTGGAGCGCGCGTGCAAGGGCCCGAACAACGCCACCTACGAGTACGGCGACGTCTACAAGGCGGCGACCTGTGGCACCGGACAGACCAGGAACCTCATCCCGAACGGCTTCAACGGCGCCTGCGAGAGCGCGTTCGGCGTACACGATCTCCACGGCGGCGTGTGGACCTGGACGTCGAGCCAGTGGCAGCGCGGCAGCGCGAAGCCGGGCCTCGTCGCCCTGCGTGGAGGCAACGGCCCGAACGGCGATCTCGTCGGACGCTGTGCCCACGGACGCGGCATCCGCCCCGACATGCGCCGCCCCGACATCGGCGTGCGCTGCTGTGCGGGCGAGCAGAACACCTTCGAGGTGGTGCTCGAAGTGACCCGCGGCCAGCCGCTCCGCCTTCTCAACCCCATGGATGAGCAGCTCGCCGCCCAGCTCGCCCAGATCTCGACCGTGGACCAGTTCACCGTGGAGCGCATCTGGATGTGGCATCCCCTCGGGAACGAGGAGCTGCTCCTCGGCGGCGGCTGCGCGCACACGCCCGGCCAGCGCAACCAGTGCGGCATCGTCGCGGCCCGCATGCGCTTCGACCAACCCGTGCTCCTCTCGTTCGTGCCCTCCGACTGGTGGACGCCGACCCTCGGTGAGTTCGAA is part of the Chondromyces crocatus genome and encodes:
- a CDS encoding tetratricopeptide repeat protein, with the protein product MRVMRACRVGLGAGVLLATGWALAQEPTMPAADDPICTRTPTEADLEGAKGAHKAAIQFYERADYDRAIRYWNDAYEFDCTAHGVLINIASAYERKGDRAAAVATLETYLTRAPDAPDALTIQERVQNLQAVLKAEQERRTPPPVTTTPPPVVVKPPPPQPEMVRPYGYAPLVLAGAGGAAVAVGAILLPIGLSTISAAEKDCGGGRTNCDPVVADKGNRGRSQVAIGGVVMGAGALAVGGGLAWHFIFNKPVPVYPTQGASGTASSANGGGGSQGSEAAPPPGPSIDIAPSVGYGFGGLSISGSF
- a CDS encoding sigma-54-dependent transcriptional regulator translates to MLPEKKQILVVDDEANLRRVLAAQLSRDGYEVHTAEDGEEGIAFLKEHHIDLVLTDLRMPKVDGMDLLRASLRDDPSRPVVMITAYGTVDNAVEALKTGAFDYITKPADQAEVRMVVKKALRTRDLERADATRDLPQAPHIRSESTRFGIIGESQAIQDLYSILERVADTPTTVLIAGESGTGKELVARALHDNSSRRERPFIKVNCAAIPKDLMESELFGYERGAFTGAVGSKPGRFELASGGTLFLDEIGEIPNEMQVKLLRVLQESEFERVGGIKTIRVDVRLVAATNRDLKREIAAGTFREDLFYRLNVVPITLPALRERKSDVPHLAAHFVAKFNARLKKNVEGVEPDALERLTSYEWPGNIRELENVIERAVLFADGQRIRVEDLPEDVRLGRSQTAATGVSLTAAHPVHEGNNGPDSSAGQAPAGAERRGTEGLKEQVKAAMSKLERDLIERALKQTNGNVTHAARLLKISRKGLQLKMKELNLRERDPD
- a CDS encoding formylglycine-generating enzyme family protein, which codes for MRRLLAAPRHTSRGRALLGTVSRWSMALTVAFTSLAGCNRGGGNAASDPDAAPPWAVPEPPPEPRPGMAWIPPGVLLAGTPPDRIPRIADEEMAGEQVVMRGFYIDLYPWPNEVGAIPTTAITQDQARALCEENGKRLCSELELERACKGPNNATYEYGDVYKAATCGTGQTRNLIPNGFNGACESAFGVHDLHGGVWTWTSSQWQRGSAKPGLVALRGGNGPNGDLVGRCAHGRGIRPDMRRPDIGVRCCAGEQNTFEVVLEVTRGQPLRLLNPMDEQLAAQLAQISTVDQFTVERIWMWHPLGNEELLLGGGCAHTPGQRNQCGIVAARMRFDQPVLLSFVPSDWWTPTLGEFESARELMLYGGDNEGAFRRRMSYEWGRIGLGDKERKLKRKGKREPTFD